Proteins encoded by one window of Cydia splendana chromosome 14, ilCydSple1.2, whole genome shotgun sequence:
- the LOC134796718 gene encoding echinoderm microtubule-associated protein-like 1 isoform X1, with protein MRMYLRGRPVVLYGPSDLDGFDPAKVAPPPQNKLKLEWIYGYRGKDCRSNLYLLPTGEIVYFVAAVVVLFNVEEQCQRHYTGHTDDVKCLAIHPNKLIVASGQCAGHDRVDARPHVRVWNSVSLATLAVIGAGQMERSIAALSFSRADGGALLAAVDEGADHTISVWEWQRDKGHCLAETKCSVDTVVAAEFHPLDRNQIVTCGKNHIAFWTLDHTNMLYKRMGVFESRDKPKYVTCLGFNHNGDVLSGDSSGNIIVWGRGTNTVAKLVRGVHAGSVFSLLALKDGAVVSGGGKDGRVVMFDPELNATGHENIIEGHYGGVRVLAEGRGSQLFVGTTKNCILHGDLQLGFSPAVLGHVDELWGLAAHPTLPQFVTAGWDRLLQLWDGMSHSTVWSKDIEERAQCCAWAADGGAVAVGCLSGKWLVFDPVSRELLAAHHDGSEPIQTIQYSPDNKYVALGSRDNFVYIYQVDDECRRYTRIGKCLGHSSYITHLDWSEDSQYIRSNSGDYELLYWNATTCRQVPTPTSLRDVTWATHTCPIAFQTVGVWPEAADGTDINSCTRSHDSRLAATGDDFGKVKLFAYPVTQPKSLCHQYGGHSSHVTCVRFLPDDSRLVSTGGLDTSVMQWVVD; from the exons ATGCGCATGTACCTGCGCGGGAGGCCCGTGGTGCTGTACGGACCCTCGGACCTGGACGGGTTCGACCCGGCCAAggtcgcgccgccgccgcagaaCAAGCTCAAGCTGGAGTGGATCTACGGATACAG GGGCAAAGACTGCCGCAGCAACCTCTACCTCCTGCCGACCGGCGAGATCGTGTACTTCGTCGCGGCGGTGGTCGTTCTCTTCAACGTGGAGGAGCAGTGCCAGCGGCACTACACCGGCCACACTGACGACGTCAAGTGCCTCGCTATACACCCTAACAAGCTTATTGTGGCGAGTGGGCAGTGCGCGGGGCATGACCGAGTCGATGCTAGG CCGCACGTCCGCGTCTGGAACTCCGTCTCCTTGGCGACCCTGGCCGTGATCGGAGCGGGACAGATGGAGCGCAGCATAGCGGCGCTCTCGTTCTCGCGCGCCGACGGTGGCGCCCTCCTCGCCGCCGTGGACGAGGGCGCCGACCACACCATCTCGGTGTGGGAGTGGCAGCGGGACAAGGGGCACTGCCTCGCCGAGACCAAG TGCTCAGTGGACACCGTGGTGGCAGCAGAGTTCCACCCGCTGGACCGCAACCAGATCGTGACGTGCGGCAAGAACCACATCGCGTTCTGGACGCTCGACCACACCAACATGCTCTACAAGCGCATGGGCGTGTTCGAGTCCCGGGACAAGCCCAAATACGTCACGTGTCTTGGATTCAACCACAACG GCGACGTGCTGTCCGGCGACTCGAGCGGCAACATCATCGTGTGGGGTCGCGGCACCAACACCGTCGCGAAGCTGGTGCGCGGCGTGCACGCGGGCTCCGTGTTCTCGCTGCTCGCGCTCAAGGACGGCGCCGTCGTCAGCGGCGGCGGCAAGGACGGCCGCGTCGTCATGTTCGACCCCGAGCTCAACGCCACGGGGCATGAGAACATC ATCGAAGGTCACTACGGCGGCGTGCGAGTACTGGCCGAGGGTCGCGGAAGCCAGCTGTTCGTGGGCACCACCAAGAACTGCATCCTGCACGGAGACCTGCAGCTGGGCTTCTCGCCTGCCGTGCTAG GTCACGTGGACGAGTTGTGGGGGCTAGCGGCGCACCCCACTCTGCCGCAGTTCGTGACGGCCGGTTGGGATCGCCTGTTGCAATTATGGGACGGAATGAGTCACTCCACCGTGTGGAGCAAGGATATCGAG GAGCGCGCGCAGTGCTGCGCGTGGGCGGCGGACGGCGGCGCGGTGGCGGTGGGCTGCTTGAGCGGCAAGTGGCTCGTCTTCGACCCCGTCTCCAGGGAACTGCTGGCGGCTCATCACGACGG ATCGGAGCCTATTCAAACGATCCAGTACTCCCCCGACAACAAATACGTGGCGCTGGGGTCGCGGGACAACTTCGTCTACATCTACCAGGTGGACGACGAGTGCCGGCGCTACACGAGAATCGGCAAGTGCTTG GGTCACTCCAGCTACATCACGCATTTGGACTGGTCCGAAGACAGCCAATACATCAGGAGTAACTCCGGGGACTACGAACTCTTATACT GGAACGCGACAACGTGTCGTCAGGTGCCGACGCCGACGAGCCTGCGCGACGTGACGTGGGCGACGCACACGTGCCCCATCGCCTTCCAGACGGTCGGCGTGTGGCCCGAGGCCGCCGACGGCACGGACATCAACTCCTGCACCAG GTCTCACGACAGTCGCCTCGCCGCGACTGGAGACGATTTCGGAAAAGTAAAGCTTTTCGCCTACCCCGTCACACAACCTAAG TCCCTCTGTCACCAATACGGCGGGCACTCATCACACGTGACCTGCGTCCGGTTCCTGCCCGACGACTCGCGCCTCGTGTCCACCGGCGGACTCGACACCAGCGTCATGCAGTGGGTCGTAGATTAA